In Paenibacillus xylanilyticus, the genomic window CTGCATCCGGCGCTGGGTCAAATAGTCACTTTCATAAAAGGCCAGATCATCGCGCAGCTCTTCATACGTTTTGGAAACTTCAAGAATAACATCGCGTACTGCACGAACCGGCTTGTCACGGAAGCGAATGGCATCCTGACCTGTGTACGCATATCTTCCATCTTCGGAATAGCATTCATTTTTGGGATAGAAAAAGCTGTTTACGCATTGATGATACGTATTATAGAGAGCCTTTTCGGCAAAATCGACATCAAAATTGGCACGACGCAGCACAACGCCAAGTTTTTCGTAAGAAACTTCAGAAAAAACAAGCAAATGACGGAGATCCGAAAGAAATCCTTTGTAGAAGGTTGTCGATTCCTCAGTCTGGTTCTGATCCAGTTCAGGCAAGGCATTTTCATTCAAAAATTGTTCGATCCGATCGATAGCAGGTTTTAACTTTTCCCTAGTTGACTCACAAGTTTTCTGTACATTGGCTGCTGACATAAAGGTAGCTCCCCCTTAAATAAGTCCTTACATATAGGTCGGCCACGGTGGTTGTCCCCTGACCTTGGATTCTCAGCTACTATCCTACCATAAAAAGATGACGAGCGGTATCCCTTAATCATCCTTTACATAACCGCCACGATCCTTACCCATTAAGCGAAGTCTGCTCCGTTTTCACCTGCATAAAAATAACCGCTTTTCCTAACGATAGAACTATGCCAAGGACAACGATGAAAACAGAAAACTCATGACTGCTGTCCAAAATACAAGAGGAGGTTATATTCCCCATGTCCAGACCTAAATGGATAAACTGGGCCATCGCCGCCGGTGCAGGAGCGCTTGCACTGACCCTGCTCCTTCCGACATCCAACCGTCCTGCACCTGAGCCGAGCGCCATGCCCGATGCACCTCATGAGGAACATGCGAACAAACAGCGTTTAAAAGTCCAGGATGTAAAAGCGACAGATTTGTTGACACGTATGGATGCCAAGCAGCATCTCAGCTTAATGCTCGAGAAGAGCGGCACTATGAATGAAGCCGAGTTCGGTCGATATGTTCAGGATTTACAGCGTACACATGATCATATTCGTTCCATTGATGTGCTGGATAGCAAAGGCACAGTCCATAAACATTTTGCGAAAGAATCCGGTAAAGGAAGCAAAGTCGAGCAGCAAAAACTCGAGCACTCCCTTAACCTTGCGAAAAAAGCGGTCATGAAACGCCAAAGCTTCGAATCTTCCTCATTTCCTCTAGGCAAAGAAAAATATTTCGTCATGGGCCTGCCCTCCAAGGATGGGAACAAAGCGGTTGTTGCACTCTTTAGCCAAAGTGTCTTGAATGCTGTGGAACAGCATCAGCGCAAAAACCTGCGCATGATTCCTTACCCGCGTGAGGGCAAATTCAA contains:
- a CDS encoding YpuI family protein, which translates into the protein MSAANVQKTCESTREKLKPAIDRIEQFLNENALPELDQNQTEESTTFYKGFLSDLRHLLVFSEVSYEKLGVVLRRANFDVDFAEKALYNTYHQCVNSFFYPKNECYSEDGRYAYTGQDAIRFRDKPVRAVRDVILEVSKTYEELRDDLAFYESDYLTQRRMQNQRNHA